The genomic stretch AGGAAGAAAAGGAGGTTTGCCTATTGATAGCTAAGATGTGAACACTTAATAAGGTAAGATATGACATTTTCTCCATTGTCCAAGATGACTCCTCTTACTTACTTGGTTTTTTGGTTTAATATTTTTTGACAACCTAACTATTTTAGGAGCATTCAAAAAATAATTGCTAGAGATAACTAAAAGGACGATCCTGATTGGCTCTATTGTTTTTGCCTCTCTAGATTACGTGgaatatataaaaaaaatatcGTGCTATCAATCACAACACCTGTCCTAATTTCTTACTATAAATGACACAAAGGGTAGCTCTGCGCTTTCTGCAGGCCATGGCCAGGGGCGGGCCCACCTCAAGTCATGGGTATTTAGCTAAATATAAAATTATTTGTTATAAAATGCTTATATTTGAATattgttatatatatatatatataacaaaTTGCTAAATATGTTGGTTCAGGCCTTCAGGGTTCAATTAAACACCATGGTtgcattttttcttatttttcaaaaaaaaatatgtatATGATCAGAGCCCATATTCCTATTAAACTCTTGCAATTTTGAATACCCATTCTTAGAATTCTGGGCTGGCCACATGTTATCACTACGGGAACCCGCCAAGctgccgacggccggcggcagTCGGCACAGCCTGCCTCGCCGTCGGCCcacgtctgtgccgacggcaaccgtcggcaccttgccgtcggcacaacatgGCCTCGGCACAGACAAAgttaccgtcggcacaggctggccgtcggcacagcatcctgtgccgacggcaaagccgtcggcatagaaataacgccGTTTGGCAATTTTggcttgaaatttttgaattttttttttcaaattttttttaaattttttttatcccaatttttttaatctctcacatgcaccattttaactctaactacacttaatactagatgataccccgcgctttGCTGCGGGACTTATCTTGCAACAAAAGTGGGCATGTAAGTGAGTTCAAAACAGATCTATATATGATAACACCTATGTTCCAAATTAGAAGATGTTTTGTTTTAGCTTTCCAAAATAGTGTCTATTTTGGAATAGAGGGAgaagtattttaatttgaaacatGAGTACCAATTAATAGGAAATGTATGCAAATGTTTGAAACATGATTTGACAGTAAaaaagcatgcatgtatgtattCTATGGTTCGTTTCTGGGTATATTTGACTTGACGTGCACTTCTCATTTACATGATAGAAAATCACTTGGTTAAGAAATGCTTATTTGTAGAAATAATTGGGTCAAATACTTGCAACTATTTCTTATTCTTCCTAACATCAATTATATTTATAAATAATTGTGTCAAATCCGTACAACTCTTTTTCCCCGATATCTTTATTGGCTCTCTGGCCATGAGCTAAGATTTGTTTTTTTAACAATACCAAAGTGAAGAAAAACTACTACATTATATGTCTTTCGACATGAAATATATAACCCGAGATTAGATGAATTCATCTTTGTGCCATATGCACGTAAACACAATGGCATGTATATTGCTATATCCACGTATGTATATCACATTAGAATAATGAAGGGGTGTAAAGTGAACACGAAAATAGTCAAAGGATAACATATAGTTGAAATCTCACACTTCTACTATGAAAAAGAATAGAGCGTATAAATTCCAACGCAATGAAAATTATGCAGATTcatgatgcttgcagtgagctgAGTGCATGAAGGGATTATATGGTATTCTTTGAAATTGCAACTTAATTGGTACCAAGAACATGCCCTGAGGCCTGAGCAAAGGTTTACTTACATCTTCAAATTCAGATATTCAGTACACTCTATTGTCAAACAACTCGAATATGGAGATGAAAAAGGTAAGAGAACAAAATTTAAATAGCACTCTGAAGCAAACAGAGTGGTATCACAACTTATGTACTCAGAAAGACTCACAATATATAAGTTAATCCTGTAGAAGAATTCAGAAAGACAGACACATATTTCATAGGGTATGAAACGCAAACAGTATGTCAGTAACCTATACGTCTATTAGCATTCAGTCGAACCAATGGACCAACTCAAGCGGTGAAGCTGCAGAAACTAATACATCTGCTAGACAGGTTGCAACAAATATTGAAAACGAAAATACAGTTTGTAAAAAATAAGCATATTACAATTACTAAAGGAAAGCTGCAGTCACCTTGATAGAAGTAAATTCGACGAATGCAGTAATCGCAACTCGCAATATACTGAACAAAACCACTGTCCAAACCAATGAGAGAATGCAAAGCAATCTGATTAGACATTTTTTACCATAACAGTTGATAGGCATTCATGTTAAATACTGTAGCATCTGCCGGTTAGCTCTATTCAGGATCTTTTTCTCTCAGCTGAAAAAGCAGCTCAATGAGTAAACATTAGCATGCCCTTTTGACCGTTCGTGAGCAGAGCTGCAAAAGTAAACATGGGAGACGCAAAATACAGAACAAAGGCATACTTTGTTGTAGAACCTGAGACGTTTAGATGGGAGCTTGTGGTAATCTTTACCGTAGAATCATGGAGCCTCCATGGAATCAGAAAAATCAAGACATAGAGCTCAGGCATAGGAAAAGATAGGGAAGCCTGGAAACTGGCGCCCTGGTTGGCGATGCAGGAATAAACACGGCGAATGGCGATGGCAGTCGAAATGGGTCTTCAAAAGCTAGTGCGGTGGCACGGTGGCGGATCAATGACTCCCGTCAGTTTCTTTGCCTTTATTGGGTAATAGAGCTTGATgactgcttttattttattttagaggCATTGTTCTTCCATGAGCCCAACGGCCAGGCCAAGGGATAAAACAAACGGGGCTAACACACAGAAATGAGAAGAGGAAGCAATGAAGGTGAAGGTCTCACTAAATTCTATTAGACCTCTAAAGACGTGATTTAATTGGGGGCATGAAAAATCAATAGTGTCTTTCATTTGTCCCGTGGACTGCCATGGCTTCGAAAACTGATTGAATAAATGGGCTGGTGACGTGGGCATACAACTAATAACTGATGGCTGATGTGGTAGATTTGAAGAAACGTGGCAGCCTAGGATTGCTCAGTGAtgtttgatgaggtggataccttgcatgtgcaggaaaatgggatcacttattaagaatagaaagattagGTCAAATTACACTCATGATCAGACTTCCCAGTCAGTcatccatcctcacactactccacccctagcacgcttaacttctcggttccatttagactagattccatgaaagaaatgacaccttgttgacaataataccatatcaatactattaacccttaTTACTTGATGTCGTGCATCAttaatttttgaattccaaacaattacctacataaactataagaataagtatattaatcttgaattcaaatggacaataaaatgatttattttttcttttttatttaatatggaataattaatatttttaaatctgtaaatcaaaatttgacaaataatatgtctaaatcgattagaaaaatgagaggaatccaaatatgacactatatcatattttgaatctaaaaataatttttccaaaaattcatgagcattagatcatgtaccagtagttcaaatctgacgggcctcctaccgattcggcaggaatttgtcattTTCATGAGGGATGgatggaaaggttccagatacaccggttaagaaattttccatcttagttggtctagtatttttttaaaatgtgttggtaccaatgtgaaactttaatttggtggttgcttcacaaaacaccccgttttcgacacctcaaaaatggaaaatgattttttcgtgcgatgaaatggaaaacttcctcctgcaacatcgtaagacatcccaagatgcacatgtgtgcacaatatgggcacattatcacaaactatgccacgattctatccataacattggttgtttgacctaaatgtcatgaaacctcgaacatgatagctcattttgtgaaggattttttgtgatgttcgcaattttccaactttaatatttttccttgcaaatatgacatataatatgacagcacgcgaagttttcacattgtttggatcgttttcgaattttttatgcccgtttcaaactatattcaaaacggcgggcaagaagatcctttgcccggggctgaggctcgccaaacttgcactagatctttgatgaaatagcatgttgtgaacctaaaaattattTTTACAACTCTTGAacattatatcatgtacctgtagttcaaatctggtcggcctcctaccgattcggcaggaatttatcattttcatgaggggtggacggaaaggttacATATACACCGGTTTAGAAATTGTCCATATTATGtggtttaatatttttgaaaaatgtgttggtaccaatgtgaaacattaatttggtggttgcttcacaaaacaccccgttttcgacacctcaaaaatagaaaatggtttttttgtgcgatgaaatggaaaacttcctcctgcaacatcgtaagacatcccaagatgcacatgtgtgcacaatatgggcacattatcacaaactatgcgacgattctagccataacattggttgttctgTGTGAAATCCATAAAACATcagacatgatagctcatttttgaaGATTTTTTGAGATATTTTCAATATTCCGTGTTtcatatttttccaagatagatcttatttttctgaaaattttgatatattatttgtatttttcgaattataatgatttagttatgatttttcaaagattaatgtggtaaaatggaaaatagctatgccgacggcaaagccgtcggcacgAGAGCTGAAatatgtgccgacggcaaagccgtcggcacgGTCTCGACAGCTGTTACTTCACCGTTACGATGGAGAGGCCGTCGCCGACGGTCGAACTCgtgccgacggttgccgtcggcacagaccttcatgtgccgacggttttcctgtgccgacggctaaccTGCTGGCCTGGCCAGAACGGgtcatgtgccgacggccccgatattttgccgtcggcacaggatctggccgtcggcacctcggcGCGTTCCCGTAGTGTATGACCGAGTGTACACGTCATCGTTGGCAATATACTCTTGGTCACTGCCACGTGGTCACGAAAGGATCAGCAGTGATAAGATTAGAGCTAGCAGCTGTAGACCCGGGCCGCACGTAGGTAGGTCCTCTTGAATATTCCATGCATTCATATGTACAAAGacactaaaatgcttgcttgccAGCCCTTCTCGTGCCACATGCATGGTTTTAAGCTAACTAGCTGGTGTAGTTATGCTAGCTAGGTGCAGCAAATTGATCCTCTAATCATATGGATCCAAATTAACCGAAGACATGGTGATAGCAATTAATTAGCTAGAGGCGGTGCGCATGATCCGGTCGAGATAACAGGCTAGCTAAGCTAGCCCTCGTCTTCGTCGGAGCTCTTGGCGGCAGCCGCGTCGGAGAGCATCTTCTGGATCCGCTGCATGGTCTCCGCCTCAATCTTCCGCTCCTCGCGGTCCTTCTTGTAAGTCTCAAAGAACTCCTTGTTCTCCTTCTCCAGCTCCTTCCACACTGTCAATGAGATCAAATTAATTAGGTCTCCCACATCTCACATGAAATGACATACACAAGCAAATCTAAGCTAGAGCTGGCATACATAGGATCGTGCAGGACACACTCAATTAACAGAATCTGCACAGAATTGATGGATTCAATATGAGTTGAAGCTACAT from Lolium rigidum isolate FL_2022 chromosome 4, APGP_CSIRO_Lrig_0.1, whole genome shotgun sequence encodes the following:
- the LOC124650403 gene encoding uncharacterized protein LOC124650403, translated to MGDSSSSASYIRMVHHLIEKCICFNLNKEECMDALEKHARVNPVVTSTVWKELEKENKEFFETYKKDREERKIEAETMQRIQKMLSDAAAAKSSDEDEG